From Pantoea sp. Ep11b, the proteins below share one genomic window:
- the zur gene encoding zinc uptake transcriptional repressor Zur: MTTMTSQQILTQAEKMCLQRGVRLTSQRAEVLRLMAEQPGSISAYDLLDQLRVSEPQAKPPTVYRALDFLLEQGFIHRVESNNSYVMCHHFEAPAHTSVMLVCDRCAAVSEKQAQGVETIIATLAGEAQFALRHSVIEAHGLCENCAEVAACTHHDSCEHDHQEEGKKRGKRG, from the coding sequence ATGACAACCATGACGTCGCAGCAAATTTTGACCCAGGCCGAAAAAATGTGCCTGCAACGCGGTGTGCGTCTGACGTCGCAGCGCGCTGAAGTGCTGCGCCTGATGGCCGAACAGCCTGGCTCTATCAGCGCCTACGATCTGCTGGACCAGTTGCGGGTCAGTGAACCTCAGGCCAAACCGCCCACGGTCTATCGGGCGCTCGATTTCCTGCTGGAGCAGGGCTTCATCCATCGGGTGGAGTCCAACAATAGCTATGTTATGTGCCACCATTTTGAAGCCCCGGCGCATACCTCGGTGATGCTGGTCTGCGATCGCTGTGCTGCCGTCTCGGAAAAACAGGCGCAGGGCGTGGAGACCATAATTGCGACGCTGGCGGGCGAAGCGCAGTTTGCTCTGCGCCATAGCGTGATCGAGGCGCATGGGTTATGTGAAAACTGTGCGGAAGTGGCGGCCTGTACGCATCATGATAGCTGCGAACATGATCATCAGGAGGAGGGAAAAAAACGGGGAAAACGGGGATAG
- the dusA gene encoding tRNA dihydrouridine(20/20a) synthase DusA: MPEFSSQRFSVAPMLDWTDRHCRYFHRQLTADTLLYTEMVTTGAIIHGKGDYLAYSEAEHPVALQLGGSDPAALAHCAKLAEQRGYDEVNLNVGCPSDRVQNGRFGACLMAEANLVADAVKAMRDVVSIPVTVKTRIGIDELDSYAFLTDFIGTVAGRGECDTFIIHARKAWLSGLSPKENREIPPLDYPRVWQLKRDFPHLTIALNGGVKTLEEAQNHLQHLDGVMMGREAYQNPGILAQVDRTLFGRQQPAVNPVEVVRAMYPYIEAELAKGTYLGHITRHMLGLFQGIPGARQWRRHLSENAHKPGADVRVLDAALSLVADKIPQEA; encoded by the coding sequence ATGCCTGAATTTTCTTCGCAACGCTTCTCTGTCGCGCCGATGCTCGACTGGACCGATCGCCACTGTCGCTATTTCCATCGTCAGCTGACGGCTGATACGCTGCTCTACACCGAAATGGTGACCACCGGCGCCATCATTCATGGCAAAGGGGATTACCTGGCTTACAGCGAGGCCGAACATCCGGTTGCGTTGCAGCTGGGCGGCAGCGATCCGGCGGCGCTGGCGCACTGTGCGAAGCTGGCAGAACAGCGCGGCTACGATGAAGTGAACCTGAATGTCGGTTGTCCCTCTGATCGGGTACAGAATGGCCGTTTCGGTGCCTGTCTGATGGCCGAGGCAAATCTGGTCGCCGATGCGGTCAAAGCAATGCGCGACGTAGTATCGATTCCGGTCACCGTCAAAACCCGCATTGGTATTGATGAGCTAGACAGCTATGCGTTCCTGACCGATTTCATCGGCACGGTCGCGGGGCGCGGCGAGTGCGACACCTTTATTATTCATGCGCGTAAAGCCTGGCTCTCCGGTCTCAGCCCCAAAGAGAACCGCGAGATCCCGCCGCTGGATTATCCGCGCGTCTGGCAGCTGAAACGCGATTTCCCGCATCTGACCATCGCCCTGAATGGCGGCGTGAAAACGCTGGAAGAGGCGCAGAACCATCTGCAGCACCTCGACGGCGTAATGATGGGCCGCGAAGCCTATCAGAACCCCGGTATTCTGGCGCAGGTCGATCGGACCTTATTTGGTCGTCAGCAGCCGGCGGTAAATCCGGTTGAGGTGGTGCGTGCCATGTACCCTTATATTGAAGCGGAGCTGGCGAAGGGCACCTATCTCGGCCACATTACGCGCCATATGCTGGGCCTGTTCCAGGGCATTCCGGGCGCGCGCCAGTGGCGTCGCCATCTGAGCGAAAATGCCCATAAGCCGGGCGCGGACGTGCGTGTGCTGGATGCGGCGCTGTCGCTGGTCGCTGATAAAATCCCGCAGGAAGCCTGA
- a CDS encoding MmcQ/YjbR family DNA-binding protein has translation MNNSDLLTYCMSKPGAEQSVHSDWKATQIKSNGVLFAMVHEAKGRPAISLKSTPALAELLREEHSDIIPSEHLNKSHWSTLFLDGSLKDSQIYYLIDASWQQVAAGR, from the coding sequence ATGAATAACTCAGACTTACTGACCTATTGTATGAGCAAGCCGGGCGCGGAGCAGAGCGTCCACAGTGACTGGAAAGCCACGCAGATTAAGAGCAATGGCGTGCTGTTTGCGATGGTGCACGAGGCCAAAGGGCGGCCCGCGATATCGCTGAAATCGACGCCCGCGCTGGCCGAGTTACTGCGCGAAGAGCATAGCGACATTATTCCCAGCGAACATCTGAATAAGTCCCACTGGAGCACACTGTTTCTCGACGGTTCGCTCAAAGATTCGCAGATCTACTATCTGATCGACGCCTCCTGGCAGCAGGTGGCGGCGGGGCGGTAG
- a CDS encoding YitT family protein: MDNIAEPARVPHSRIEDALAMVLGTLMVSFGVIMLKQAGALTGSTAGIAFLISYLSPLSFGGAFFLINIPFYWLAVKRMGWEFTLKTFCAVGLVSLFTQLHPLFVHFSDLNPFYATLFGNVIMGIGFIVLFRHKASLGGINILALWLQDRFGIRAGKLQMAVDTCVVLASLFVVSGPILLASIAGAVILNLIIAMNHRPGRYRV, from the coding sequence ATGGATAACATCGCAGAACCCGCCCGCGTCCCCCATTCGCGCATTGAAGATGCGCTGGCGATGGTGCTGGGCACCCTGATGGTCTCGTTCGGCGTCATCATGCTGAAACAGGCAGGCGCCCTGACCGGCAGCACCGCCGGTATCGCCTTTCTGATCAGTTACCTCTCGCCGCTGTCGTTTGGCGGCGCCTTCTTCCTGATCAACATTCCCTTTTACTGGCTGGCGGTAAAACGCATGGGCTGGGAATTTACCCTGAAAACCTTCTGCGCCGTCGGTCTGGTGTCGCTGTTTACCCAGCTGCATCCGCTGTTCGTCCACTTTTCCGATCTCAACCCCTTCTATGCGACACTGTTCGGTAACGTCATCATGGGAATCGGGTTTATAGTGTTGTTTCGTCATAAAGCGAGCCTGGGCGGCATCAACATTCTGGCGCTGTGGCTTCAGGATCGCTTTGGGATCCGCGCAGGAAAACTGCAAATGGCGGTGGACACCTGCGTCGTGCTGGCCTCCCTGTTTGTGGTGAGTGGCCCGATCCTGCTCGCTTCGATTGCGGGGGCGGTGATCCTGAATCTGATTATTGCAATGAACCACCGTCCGGGACGCTACCGGGTTTAA
- a CDS encoding secondary thiamine-phosphate synthase enzyme YjbQ produces MWHQQTLTLSAKSRGFHLVTDEIVGSLSGLRDIKTGLLHLLLQHTSASLTLNENCDPTVRSDMEQHFMRHVPENAPYQHDYEGRDDMPAHIKSSILGVSLLLPVQRGRLVLGTWQGIWLGEHRIDGGARRIVATLQGEA; encoded by the coding sequence ATGTGGCATCAACAGACCCTCACGCTGAGCGCGAAGTCGCGCGGCTTTCATCTGGTGACCGATGAGATTGTCGGATCGCTCTCCGGCCTGCGGGATATCAAAACCGGCCTGCTGCATCTGCTGTTACAGCATACGTCGGCGTCGTTAACCTTAAATGAGAACTGTGATCCGACGGTGCGCAGCGATATGGAGCAGCATTTCATGCGGCATGTGCCGGAAAATGCACCTTATCAGCACGACTACGAAGGACGCGATGATATGCCCGCACACATCAAATCATCGATCTTAGGCGTGTCGTTACTTTTACCGGTTCAGCGCGGACGTCTGGTGCTGGGCACCTGGCAGGGTATCTGGCTGGGCGAGCATCGCATTGATGGCGGTGCCAGGCGAATTGTCGCGACGTTACAGGGGGAAGCGTAA
- a CDS encoding Lrp/AsnC family transcriptional regulator has translation MTHVDDYDLKILTLLQSNGRLTNQELSDLVGLSASQCSRRRINLEQANLILGYHARLSPDAIGLGMVGLIEVRLINHTAEYVESFHRMVEQEQAIVDAYKTTGDADYLLKVAVADLNALSALISQLVAGHQSVSHVKTSVVLGRMKENGLMMMPESRTR, from the coding sequence ATGACTCACGTAGACGATTACGACCTTAAAATCCTGACTTTATTACAATCCAACGGCCGTCTGACCAATCAGGAACTGAGCGATCTGGTCGGGCTTTCGGCCTCACAATGCTCCCGCCGCCGTATTAATCTGGAACAGGCGAATCTGATCCTGGGCTATCACGCCCGGCTCTCACCCGATGCGATTGGGCTGGGCATGGTAGGACTGATAGAGGTGCGCCTGATTAACCATACTGCAGAGTATGTCGAGAGTTTTCACCGCATGGTGGAGCAGGAGCAGGCAATCGTCGATGCTTACAAAACTACCGGGGATGCAGACTATCTGCTTAAAGTGGCTGTGGCCGATCTCAACGCCCTGAGTGCCTTAATCAGTCAGTTAGTGGCCGGTCATCAGAGCGTATCTCATGTGAAAACGTCAGTGGTGCTGGGCCGCATGAAAGAGAACGGGCTGATGATGATGCCTGAGAGCAGAACGCGCTAA
- a CDS encoding NAD(P)-dependent alcohol dehydrogenase: MNITHAYAAQDAKSKLAPFDFKPRELRAHDVQLEVLFCGVCHSDLHQARNEWKNTIFPVVPGHEIVGRVTAVGPQTQKYKVGDLVGVGCMVDSCRSCPSCQQGLEQYCENGFVGTYNGEDRETGAITYGGYSTSMVVDESFVLRIPENLELAGVAPLLCAGITTYSPLRHWNVGPGKKVGIVGLGGLGHMGVKIAHAMGAHVVLFTTSASKIEDGKRLGADEVVISKDPAQMAQHANSFDFILNTVAAQHDLNPFITLLKLDGNMTLVGAPEHDHPAPQVFNLIFKRRSIAGSLIGGIAETQEMLDFCGKHNITSDIELIAMDQINDAYERMLKSDVKYRFVIDINTLREQSAA; encoded by the coding sequence ATGAATATTACGCATGCGTATGCTGCTCAGGATGCAAAATCCAAACTGGCACCGTTCGATTTCAAGCCGCGTGAGCTGCGCGCCCATGACGTCCAGCTTGAAGTGCTGTTCTGCGGCGTTTGCCATTCCGATCTGCATCAGGCCCGTAATGAGTGGAAAAACACGATTTTCCCTGTTGTGCCGGGTCATGAAATTGTCGGTCGCGTAACCGCCGTTGGGCCGCAGACGCAGAAATATAAAGTCGGCGATCTGGTTGGCGTGGGCTGCATGGTCGACTCCTGCCGCAGCTGTCCGAGCTGTCAGCAGGGTCTGGAGCAGTACTGCGAAAACGGGTTTGTCGGCACCTACAACGGTGAAGATCGCGAAACCGGCGCGATTACCTACGGCGGCTACTCCACATCAATGGTGGTGGATGAGAGCTTTGTGCTGCGCATTCCCGAAAACCTGGAGCTGGCGGGCGTGGCACCGCTGCTGTGCGCCGGGATTACCACCTACTCCCCGCTGCGTCACTGGAATGTCGGCCCGGGTAAAAAAGTGGGCATCGTCGGTTTAGGCGGTCTGGGCCACATGGGTGTGAAGATCGCCCACGCGATGGGTGCGCATGTAGTGCTGTTCACCACCTCGGCCTCTAAGATCGAAGATGGCAAGCGTCTGGGCGCCGATGAGGTGGTTATCTCTAAAGATCCGGCGCAGATGGCGCAGCACGCAAACAGCTTCGACTTTATCCTCAACACCGTGGCGGCGCAGCACGATCTCAACCCGTTCATTACTCTGCTGAAGCTCGATGGCAACATGACGCTGGTCGGTGCGCCGGAGCACGATCACCCGGCACCTCAGGTGTTTAACCTGATCTTTAAGCGCCGCAGCATCGCCGGTTCACTGATCGGCGGTATCGCGGAAACGCAGGAGATGCTCGATTTCTGTGGCAAGCACAACATCACCTCAGACATTGAACTGATTGCGATGGACCAGATTAACGACGCCTATGAACGTATGCTGAAAAGCGACGTGAAGTACCGCTTTGTTATCGACATCAACACGCTGCGCGAGCAGTCTGCCGCGTAA
- the dnaB gene encoding replicative DNA helicase — protein sequence MAGNKPTNKSNETQDRQLAGVKMPPHSLEAEQSVLGGLMLDNERWDNVSERVVANDFFNRSHRLIFSEMQRLLENSKPIDLITLSESLETRGELEMAGGFAYLAELAKNTPSAANIGAYADIVRERAVVREMISVANQIADAGYDPQGRNSEELLDFAESNVFKIAEARADKDAGPKNIEQILESTVTRIESLYQTPHDGVTGVDTGYQDLNKKTAGLQGSDLIIIAARPSMGKTTFAMNLCENAAMLQDKPVLIFSLEMPSEQIMMRMLASLSRVDQTRIRTGQLDDEDWARISGTMGILLEKKNMYIDDSSGLTPTEVRSRARRIYRENGGLSLIMIDYLQLMRVPSLSDNRTLEIAEISRSLKALAKELNVPVVALSQLNRSLEQRADKRPVNSDLRESGSIEQDADLIMFIYRDEVYHENSDLKGIAEIILGKQRNGPIGTVRLTFNGQWSRFDNYAGPQYDDE from the coding sequence ATGGCAGGAAATAAACCCACCAACAAATCGAACGAAACGCAGGATCGCCAGCTCGCAGGCGTGAAAATGCCCCCGCATTCGCTGGAAGCGGAGCAGTCTGTGCTGGGTGGGTTGATGCTGGATAACGAGCGCTGGGATAACGTCTCTGAGCGCGTCGTCGCGAATGATTTTTTCAACCGTTCGCATCGGCTGATTTTTTCAGAGATGCAGCGGCTGCTGGAAAACAGCAAACCCATTGACCTGATTACACTCTCTGAATCGCTGGAAACCCGTGGCGAACTGGAGATGGCGGGCGGCTTCGCCTATCTGGCTGAACTGGCTAAAAATACGCCGAGCGCAGCCAACATTGGCGCCTATGCCGATATCGTGCGCGAACGTGCGGTGGTGCGCGAGATGATCTCCGTTGCCAATCAGATCGCCGATGCCGGTTACGATCCACAGGGACGCAACAGTGAGGAGCTGCTCGACTTTGCGGAGTCGAACGTCTTTAAGATTGCGGAAGCGCGCGCAGATAAAGACGCGGGCCCGAAAAATATCGAGCAGATTCTGGAATCAACCGTTACCCGAATCGAATCGCTTTATCAGACGCCGCACGACGGCGTCACCGGTGTCGATACGGGTTATCAGGATCTGAATAAAAAGACGGCGGGCCTGCAGGGTTCTGACCTGATTATTATCGCTGCCCGTCCGTCGATGGGCAAAACCACCTTTGCGATGAACCTGTGCGAAAACGCCGCCATGCTGCAGGATAAGCCGGTGCTGATCTTCAGCCTGGAGATGCCCAGCGAACAGATCATGATGCGTATGCTGGCGTCACTCTCCCGCGTCGATCAGACCCGCATCCGAACCGGCCAGCTCGATGACGAGGACTGGGCACGTATCTCCGGCACCATGGGCATCCTGCTGGAGAAGAAGAATATGTACATCGACGACTCTTCCGGCCTGACGCCTACCGAAGTGCGCTCCCGTGCCCGGCGCATCTACCGTGAAAACGGCGGTTTAAGCCTGATCATGATCGACTACCTGCAGCTGATGCGCGTGCCTTCGCTGTCGGACAACCGAACGCTGGAAATTGCGGAGATCTCCCGCTCGCTGAAGGCGCTGGCGAAAGAGCTGAACGTGCCGGTTGTGGCGCTGTCGCAGCTTAACCGCTCCCTTGAGCAGCGAGCCGACAAGCGTCCGGTCAACTCGGATCTGCGTGAATCGGGCTCGATCGAACAGGATGCGGATTTGATCATGTTTATCTATCGCGATGAGGTTTATCACGAAAACAGCGATCTTAAAGGGATCGCCGAGATTATCCTGGGTAAACAGCGTAACGGCCCGATCGGCACGGTGCGGCTGACCTTTAACGGCCAGTGGTCGCGCTTTGATAACTATGCAGGCCCGCAGTACGACGACGAATAA
- a CDS encoding CsbD family protein, with translation MNKDEASGNWKQFKGKMKEKWGKLTDDDMQVIEGKRDQLVGKIQERYGYAKDEAEREVTDWETHNKDHRW, from the coding sequence AACTGGAAGCAGTTCAAAGGCAAGATGAAAGAGAAATGGGGCAAGCTGACCGACGACGATATGCAGGTGATCGAAGGCAAACGCGACCAGCTGGTGGGCAAAATTCAGGAGCGTTACGGCTATGCGAAAGATGAAGCAGAGCGCGAAGTAACAGACTGGGAAACCCACAACAAAGATCATCGCTGGTAA
- a CDS encoding conjugal transfer protein TraF — protein sequence MVKKSAQRPALKYSAAATALFLSSSAMAAGTWYDARNDAMGGTGVASSLYGSAVLANPALMTRAKTDDNVSIIFPSAGVQVTDKDDLINKVDDITATVDRYRSVLGNFTPADYFRGYPELRAASGDVANRLSDLRGDKANGSAGVAVAVTVPNETLPFAFITKAYGTAHVRANVEQGDIDYLRGVANGTILPRQGDQNNLRSSANGLAALVTDYGVAVAHEFTIAGQPVSVGVTPKVQKTWLYNYTASIYNYDKNDINNSQYRSTDTGFNVDAGLATTFAENWTLGVTGQNLVSRDLQTREVNGYRDTYQIRPLVTTGLAWDKGPFTVTGDVDLTETKRFKSQGSSQYAAVGAEYRVLDWLQLRAGYRADMRSNDENVATAGFGLSPFNKAVHLDLAGSVGANNTWGAMVQLGFNF from the coding sequence ATGGTGAAAAAATCCGCTCAACGTCCGGCGCTGAAGTACTCCGCTGCGGCGACCGCGCTTTTCCTTTCTTCTTCCGCCATGGCGGCAGGGACCTGGTACGATGCACGTAATGACGCCATGGGTGGCACCGGCGTCGCTTCTTCTCTGTATGGATCTGCGGTGCTGGCAAACCCGGCATTGATGACGCGTGCTAAAACCGACGATAACGTCAGCATTATTTTTCCGTCAGCCGGTGTTCAGGTCACTGACAAAGATGACCTGATTAACAAGGTCGATGATATTACCGCGACCGTGGATCGTTACCGCTCAGTGCTGGGTAACTTTACGCCGGCAGACTATTTCCGTGGCTATCCTGAACTGCGTGCTGCCTCTGGTGATGTGGCCAACAGGCTGAGCGATTTGCGCGGTGATAAAGCCAATGGCTCGGCGGGTGTTGCCGTCGCCGTGACGGTGCCGAATGAGACGCTGCCTTTCGCGTTTATCACCAAAGCCTACGGTACGGCGCACGTTCGCGCTAATGTCGAGCAGGGTGATATCGACTATCTGCGCGGCGTGGCTAACGGCACGATACTGCCGCGTCAGGGCGACCAGAACAACCTTCGCTCCAGCGCCAATGGTTTAGCGGCCCTCGTCACCGATTATGGTGTGGCGGTCGCGCATGAGTTCACCATCGCCGGTCAGCCGGTGTCGGTGGGCGTTACGCCGAAAGTGCAGAAAACCTGGCTCTATAACTACACCGCCAGCATCTATAACTACGACAAGAACGACATCAACAACAGCCAGTATCGCAGCACGGATACCGGGTTTAACGTCGATGCCGGTCTGGCGACGACCTTTGCGGAGAACTGGACGCTGGGCGTCACCGGTCAGAACCTGGTGTCGCGCGATCTGCAGACCCGCGAGGTCAACGGTTATCGCGACACCTATCAGATTCGCCCGCTGGTCACTACCGGCCTGGCCTGGGATAAGGGGCCGTTTACCGTGACGGGCGATGTGGATCTGACGGAGACGAAACGCTTTAAAAGCCAGGGCAGCAGCCAGTATGCGGCTGTGGGTGCGGAGTACCGCGTTCTCGACTGGCTGCAGCTGCGTGCCGGTTATCGTGCGGATATGCGGTCCAACGATGAGAATGTCGCTACCGCCGGTTTTGGTCTCTCGCCGTTTAACAAAGCCGTCCATCTGGATCTGGCCGGATCGGTGGGCGCGAACAACACCTGGGGCGCAATGGTACAGCTGGGCTTCAACTTCTAA
- a CDS encoding amino acid aminotransferase, translating to MFQNVDAYAGDPILSLMEAFKQDPREHKVNLSIGLYYDEQNIIPQLKAVAAAEEQIYAEPHQASLYLPMEGLNSYRSAIAPLLFGADHPMLQAGRIASIQTLGGSGALKVGADFLKRYFPQSAVWVSDPTWENHIAIFNGAGFEVNTYPWYDADTHGVRFDAFISTLKTLPARSIVLLHPCCHNPTGADLTDAQWDETIEVLKAQQLIPFLDIAYQGFGAGMQQDAYALRAVAAAGLPALVSNSFSKIFSLYGERVGGLSIVCDSAEESARVLGQLKATVRRNYSSPPNFGAQVVARVLNDEALKASWLAEVEAMRLRILAMRESLVEVLRTALPGKNFDYLLKQRGMFSYTGLSAQQVDRLRNEFGIYLVGSGRMCVAGLNSKNVHQVAEAFAAVM from the coding sequence GTGTTTCAAAACGTTGATGCCTATGCTGGCGATCCGATTCTGTCGTTGATGGAAGCCTTCAAACAAGACCCGCGCGAACACAAAGTTAACCTGAGTATCGGGCTCTATTATGACGAACAGAACATCATCCCACAGCTGAAGGCCGTGGCGGCTGCCGAAGAGCAGATCTATGCTGAGCCGCATCAGGCATCGCTCTATCTGCCAATGGAAGGGCTGAACAGCTACCGGAGTGCGATTGCACCGCTGCTGTTCGGGGCAGATCATCCGATGTTGCAGGCGGGCCGTATCGCTTCGATTCAGACGCTGGGCGGCTCGGGCGCGCTGAAAGTGGGCGCCGATTTCCTGAAACGCTATTTCCCGCAGTCCGCTGTCTGGGTCAGCGATCCGACCTGGGAAAACCATATCGCGATCTTCAACGGTGCCGGTTTTGAGGTGAACACTTACCCCTGGTATGACGCAGACACTCACGGTGTGCGCTTTGATGCCTTTATCAGCACCCTGAAAACCCTGCCGGCCCGGAGCATCGTTCTGCTGCACCCCTGCTGCCATAACCCGACCGGTGCCGACCTGACGGACGCGCAGTGGGATGAAACCATTGAGGTGCTGAAAGCGCAGCAGCTGATTCCTTTCCTGGATATCGCCTATCAGGGCTTTGGTGCCGGTATGCAGCAGGATGCTTATGCGCTGCGCGCCGTCGCAGCCGCCGGTCTGCCCGCGCTGGTGAGCAACTCCTTCTCCAAAATCTTCTCGCTCTACGGTGAGCGCGTGGGGGGGCTCTCTATCGTCTGCGACAGCGCCGAAGAGTCAGCGCGCGTGCTGGGCCAGCTTAAAGCGACCGTTCGTCGTAACTACTCCAGCCCGCCGAACTTTGGTGCGCAGGTCGTGGCGCGGGTCCTCAACGATGAGGCGCTGAAAGCGAGCTGGCTGGCAGAAGTGGAGGCGATGCGTCTGCGTATCCTCGCGATGCGTGAGTCATTAGTCGAAGTGTTGCGCACCGCGCTGCCGGGCAAAAACTTTGACTACCTGCTGAAACAGCGCGGCATGTTCAGCTATACCGGACTGAGCGCGCAGCAGGTCGATCGTCTGCGCAACGAGTTTGGCATCTACCTGGTGGGCAGTGGCCGTATGTGCGTCGCCGGTCTGAACAGCAAAAACGTGCATCAGGTGGCTGAAGCCTTTGCCGCCGTGATGTAA
- a CDS encoding quinone oxidoreductase, with protein MAKRIQFSAHGGPDVLEWTDFEPAEPAEQEVQVEHRAIGINYIDTYVRSGLYPVAAFPSGLGTEAAGVVSRVGRGVTLFKPGDRVVYCLASLGAYSEVHNVAEDRLMHLPEAISFEQGAASYLKGLTTQYLLRQTHKISAGETFLFHAAAGGVGLIACQWAKALGAHLIGTVGSAEKAALAKQAGAWATINYREEDIAQRVSELTEGKKVAVVYDSVGKDTWEASLDSLRRHGLLVSFGNASGPVTGIDLGILNKKGSLFVTRPSLFGYITNRQELETASAELFSLLASGAIQVDVPAQQKFALKEASRAHQMLESRATQGSCLLIP; from the coding sequence ATGGCAAAGCGTATTCAGTTCAGTGCGCACGGCGGACCGGACGTTTTAGAGTGGACAGATTTTGAACCTGCTGAGCCTGCGGAACAGGAAGTTCAGGTAGAGCATCGCGCTATCGGCATCAACTACATCGATACCTATGTGCGCAGCGGCCTCTATCCGGTGGCCGCCTTTCCTTCTGGCCTGGGGACGGAAGCCGCAGGCGTGGTTTCCCGGGTCGGCCGGGGCGTTACGCTGTTTAAGCCCGGCGACCGCGTGGTCTACTGCCTGGCATCCCTGGGCGCCTACAGCGAAGTACACAATGTGGCAGAAGATCGCCTGATGCATCTCCCGGAGGCGATCAGCTTTGAACAGGGCGCAGCCAGCTATCTGAAAGGGCTGACCACGCAATATCTGCTTCGCCAGACCCATAAAATCAGCGCCGGAGAAACCTTTCTGTTTCACGCTGCGGCAGGCGGCGTCGGACTGATCGCCTGCCAGTGGGCCAAAGCACTGGGCGCGCACCTGATCGGCACGGTGGGTTCTGCGGAGAAAGCCGCACTGGCGAAACAGGCCGGTGCCTGGGCGACCATTAACTACCGCGAAGAGGACATTGCGCAGCGCGTCAGCGAACTGACAGAGGGAAAAAAAGTGGCGGTGGTCTATGACTCCGTCGGTAAAGATACATGGGAAGCGTCGCTGGACTCGCTGCGTCGTCATGGCCTGCTGGTCAGCTTTGGTAACGCCTCCGGGCCCGTGACCGGCATTGATCTTGGCATCCTGAATAAGAAAGGATCGCTGTTTGTGACCCGTCCTTCGCTGTTTGGCTACATCACCAACCGTCAGGAGCTGGAAACCGCCAGCGCCGAGCTGTTCTCGCTGCTGGCCAGCGGCGCGATTCAGGTGGACGTTCCCGCGCAGCAGAAGTTTGCGCTTAAAGAGGCCAGCAGGGCGCATCAGATGCTGGAGAGCCGTGCCACGCAGGGCTCCTGCCTGTTAATTCCGTAA
- the pspG gene encoding envelope stress response protein PspG, giving the protein MEILFVLGFFLMLLLTGVSLVGVLAALGVATIVMFVGGLLALVIKVLPWLVLAVIAVWLHRTFFGDSDARARRNLRRKINRLDRKSWR; this is encoded by the coding sequence GTGGAAATTTTATTCGTATTGGGTTTTTTCCTGATGCTGTTGCTGACCGGCGTTTCGCTGGTGGGCGTGCTGGCGGCACTGGGGGTAGCGACCATCGTAATGTTTGTCGGTGGACTGCTCGCACTTGTTATTAAAGTGTTACCGTGGCTGGTGCTGGCGGTGATAGCCGTCTGGCTGCATCGGACTTTTTTTGGCGACAGCGATGCACGAGCGCGTCGCAACCTGCGGCGCAAGATCAACAGGTTAGACCGAAAAAGCTGGCGCTAA